A window of the Chloroflexota bacterium genome harbors these coding sequences:
- a CDS encoding HAD family hydrolase yields the protein MTQIPIQAIVFDVGGTLEDIYYDSASHREATRELQRFLSQRGLEPGLDLGTLQRTVVSGMEAYQAWREATEIELPPERVWTEYIFPNSRLPRDCLEAAAEDLTFFYEMHYQVRRLRAEVPDVLHTLRERGFRLGIISNIISRTLVPRQLEAYGIAHLFGPVVTSACFGWRKPNVRIFLEAARLLGLPPAACAYVGDTVSRDVIGARRAGYGLAIQIHSFLTDKADRGKAEAAPDAIVRDLTEVVPLILSRSETVDGDTGNIF from the coding sequence ATGACGCAGATCCCGATTCAGGCTATCGTCTTTGACGTGGGCGGCACGCTGGAAGATATCTACTACGACTCCGCCAGCCACCGAGAGGCAACGCGAGAACTTCAGCGCTTTCTGAGCCAGCGGGGTCTTGAGCCAGGGCTGGACCTCGGAACGTTGCAGCGCACCGTCGTGTCGGGGATGGAAGCGTACCAGGCGTGGCGCGAGGCGACGGAGATAGAACTCCCACCCGAACGCGTGTGGACAGAGTACATCTTTCCCAATAGCCGGTTGCCCAGGGATTGCCTGGAGGCGGCTGCGGAAGACCTTACGTTCTTTTACGAAATGCACTATCAGGTGCGTAGGCTGCGCGCGGAGGTGCCCGATGTGCTGCACACCTTGCGCGAGCGGGGGTTTCGGCTGGGCATTATCTCCAATATCATCAGCCGCACCCTGGTCCCGCGCCAACTGGAGGCTTATGGGATTGCGCACCTGTTCGGCCCTGTGGTTACCAGCGCCTGCTTCGGCTGGCGCAAGCCTAATGTGCGAATCTTCTTGGAAGCGGCGCGGCTGCTGGGCCTTCCACCGGCGGCGTGCGCCTACGTCGGCGACACGGTGTCTCGCGACGTTATCGGCGCACGTCGGGCGGGGTACGGGCTTGCCATTCAAATCCATTCGTTTCTGACAGACAAAGCAGATCGCGGCAAGGCAGAGGCTGCGCCTGACGCCATTGTCCGCGACCTGACGGAGGTCGTTCCTCTGATACTCTCACGCTC